In Rissa tridactyla isolate bRisTri1 chromosome 8, bRisTri1.patW.cur.20221130, whole genome shotgun sequence, one genomic interval encodes:
- the CASKIN1 gene encoding LOW QUALITY PROTEIN: caskin-1 (The sequence of the model RefSeq protein was modified relative to this genomic sequence to represent the inferred CDS: deleted 1 base in 1 codon), with the protein MGKDQELVQAVKAEDIAAVQKLLQRPKPGKAKLLGSAKRVNVNFQDTDGFSALHHAALNGNTELISLLLEAQAAVDIKDNKGMRPLHYAAWQGKKEPMKMVLKAGSSVNIPSDEGQIPLHLAAQHGHYDVSEMLLQHQSNPCIMDNSGKTPLDLACEFGRVGVVQLLLNSNMCAALLEPKPGDATDPNGTSPLHLAAKNGHIDIIRLLLQAGIDINRQTKAGTALHEAALCGKTDVVRLLLDSGINAHIRNTYNQTALDIVNQFTTSQASKEIKQMLRDASAALQVRAVKDYCNNYDLTSLNVKAGDVITVLEQHADGRWKGCIHDNRTGNDRVGYFPSSLVEAISKRTGSRGADMSPSHLSPSQGGSATPAPAEEIWVLRKPFAGGDRSSLGSTGSVASARSSGSGQSAGSGAHALHAGSEGVKLLATVLSQKASAQETAVGDGPAKAQDIPAGSSRSQSVASSPYAPQPPAEPQLKKMEPPSEGKSSEAVYQWLCKFQLQLYAPNFINAGYDITTISRMTPEDLTAIGVTKPGHRKKIASEINNLNIPEWLPEYKPANLALWLSMIGLSQYYKVLVENGYENIDFITDITWEDLQEIGITKLGHQKKLMLAVKKLAELQRAELGKYEPGTLKRKAAATCPEVLAIESPPPEPPECQSPKMTTFQDSELSSELQVAMTGEAPEEPPEKAANPAAPGYHSPPGLGGRARLMSSSQELLGDGPRVPPASAISKSQEYLAEGAGEGPAAPPKEVRPPRHGHPVKRASVPPVPGKPRQPFPPSAGHLTPPQTPGKPRPPSPQGPPVPHATAKVKPTPQLLPPGERPASPRSLPQSPTHRGFAYVLPQPTEGEGGPPGVPVLPVSVPVLCLPPAGEGEEEPGRPKKRAHSLNRYAASDSEQERDELLVPDAGPYATVQRRVGRSHSVRAPTGGDKNVNRSQSFAVRPKKKGPPPPPPKRSSSAISSAGMAEDFPKEGEGEVATGPPAAEGDSRREQRRASDLGGSVDTGSAGSVRSIAAMLEMSSIGGGARALALQKPHGAGGPGPAKAPEGYYLQPGAPPGSPERARVATVLATVKHKEAIGLDGEVVNRRRTISGPVTGLVAAARRERADSVRSEVGTDGPSERLRVERGGSPDGIPFAEEGNLTIKQRPRPLGPARGEAGEGLSPAHRHGDLAKVEASATLKRRIRARQSQQDGVRFVLTESDTVKRRPKAKDKEPTLEPAPLAVYQNGTGTVKRRPASELSGAEPPPTPPPAARPDGPEYALPPAEPKKPFKPPVSPKPVLTQPPQKVSGPPAPIPKKVPIPSPGSPEVKRVHGTPPPVSPKPVPPPTAPKPPKPHAAIQSVSASSTPAPSPARQLGATAAKPSSTPPSLCSSPAKPLSPGAQPQQVPVKPPRSAIAGPSVDTAGPELAQQKLEETSASLAAALQAVEEKIKQEDSQAADSAVESKSTVSILDDIGSMFDDLADQLDAMLE; encoded by the exons aGCTCCTCGGATCGGCAAAAAGAGTCAACGTCAACTTCCAAGACACCGACGG GTTCTCAGCTCTGCACCATGCGGCACTCAACGGAAACACGGAGCTCATctcgctgctgctggaggcacagGCTGCGgtggacatcaaggacaacaaag GCATGCGGCCCCTGCACTATGCGGCTTGGCAAGGCAAGAAGGAGCCCATGAAAATGGTGCTGAAAGCGGGTTCCTCTGTGAACATCCCATCGGACGAGGGCCAGATCCCCCTGCACCTGGCGGCACAGCACGGGCACTACGACGTG TCGGAGATGCTCCTGCAGCACCAGTCCAACCCCTGCATCATGGACAATTCAGGGAAGACGCCCCTGGACCTGGCGTGCGAGTTTGGCCGGGTCGGG GTGGTCCAACTGCTCCTGAACAGCAACATGTGCGCGGCGCTGCTGGAGCCCAAGCCGGGGGACGCCACCGACCCCAACGGCACCAGCCCCCTGCACCTCGCCGCCAAGAACGGCCACATCGACATCATCCG gctcctgctgcaggctggcaTTGACATCAACCGGCAAACCAAGGCAGGCACGGCGCTGCACGAGGCGGCCCTCTGCGGCAAGACGGATGTGGTGCGGCTGCTGCTGGAT AGCGGGATCAACGCCCACATCAGGAACACCTACAACCAGACGGCCCTGGACATCGTCAACCAGTTCACCACCAGCCAGGCCAGCAAGGAGATCAAGCAGATGCTGCGGG ACGCCTCCGCCGCTCTGCAGGTCCGGGCCGTCAAGGACTATTGCAACAACTACGACCTGACCAGCCTCAACGTGAAAGCCGGGGACGTCATCACC gtgctggagcagcacgCGGATGGGCGCTGGAAGGGCTGCATTCACGACAACCGGACCGGCAACGACCGCGTGGGCTACTTCCCCTCCAGCCTCGTCGAGGCAATAAGCAAACGAACAG GGTCCCGCGGGGCTGACATGAGCCCATCCCACCTCTCACCGTCACAAGGCGGATCAGCCACGCCGGCTCCCGCGGAGGAGATCTGGGTGCTGCGGAAACCCTTTGCAG GTGGTGACCgcagcagcctgggcagcacGGGCAGCGTGGCCTCTGCCCGCAGCTCGGGGAGCGGGCAGAGCGCAGGCAGCGGGGCACACGCCCTGCACGCTGGCTCTGAAGGCGTCAAG CTGCTGGCAACGGTCCTTTCCCAGAAGGCTTCTGCGCAAGAGACTGCCGTGGGCGATGGGCCGGCCAAGGCGCAGGACATCCCCGCAG GTTCATCACGGTCGCAGAGTGTGGCCAGCTCCCCGTATGCCCCCCAGCCTCCGGCTGAGCCCCAGCTGAAGAAGATGGAGCCACCATCGGAGGGGAAG AGCTCAGAGGCCGTGTACCAGTGGCTCTGCAAGTTCCAGCTGCAGCTCTACGCGCCCAACTTCATCAATGCCGGCTACGACATCACCACCATTAGCCGGATGACGCCAGAG GACCTCACGGCCATCGGTGTCACCAAGCCGGGGCACAGGAAGAAGATTGCCTCCGAGATCAACAACCTCAATATCCCTGAATGGCTGCCGGAGTACAAGCCG GCCAACCTGGCGCTGTGGCTCTCCATGATCGGCCTGTCCCAGTACTACAAGGTGCTGGTGGAGAACGGCTATGAGAACATCGACTTCATCACCGACATCACCTGGGAGGACCTGCAGGAGATCGGCATCACCAAGCTGG gCCACCAGAAGAAGCTGATGCTGGCAGTGAAGAAGCTGGCGGAGCTGCAGCGCGCTGAGCTGGGCAAGTACGAGCCAGGCACGCTGAAGAGGAAGGCAGCGGCGACATGCCCGGAGGTGCTGGCCATTGAGTCTCCCCCACCAGAGCCACCCGAATGCCAGTCACCCAAGATGACCACCTTCCAGGACAGCGAGCTCAGCAGCGAGTTGCAGGTGGCCATGACAGGAGAAGCTCCTGAGGAGCCCCCTGAGAAGGCAGCGAACCCTGCAGCCCCTGGCTACCACTCGCCACCCGGGCTTGGTGGCCGTGCCAGGCTGATGAGCAGCtcgcaggagctgctgggggatggCCCCCGGGTCCCCCCTGCCTCTGCCATCTCCAAGAGCCAGGAGTACCTGGCGGAGGGGGCTGGCGAGGGCCCCGCTGCGCCACCCAAAGAGGTGCGCCCACCCCGGCATGGCCACCCCGTCAAGCGTGCCAGCGTGCCACCAGTGCCCGGCAAGCCCCGGCAGCCCTTCCCGCCCTCCGCCGGGCACCTGACGCCGCCGCAGACCCCCGGCAAGCCgcga cccccctccccacagggCCCACCAGTGCCCCATGCCACCGCCAAGGTGAAGCCCACCCCGCAGCTGCTGCCGCCGGGCGAGCGGCCCGCGTCACCCCGCTCCCTGCCCCAGTCGCCCACCCACCGTGGCTTCGCCTACGTCCTGCCACAGCCCACCGAGGGTGAGGGGGGACCCCCGGGGGTGCCCGTCCTGCCCGTCTCGGTGCCGGTGCTGTGCCTGCCACCGGCGGGTGAGGGCGAGGAGGAGCCGGGGCGGCCGAAGAAGCGGGCGCACAGCCTGAACCGCTACGCCGCCTCCGACAGCGAGCAGGAGCGGGACGAGCTGCTGGTGCCGGACGCGGGGCCCTACGCCACCGTCCAGCGGCGTGTGGGGCGCAGCCACTCAGTGCGGGCACCCACCGGCGGCGACAAGAACGTCAACCGCAGCCAGTCCTTTGCTGTCCGCCCCAAGAAAAaggggcccccgccgccccctccaaAGCGCTCCAGCTCTGCCATCTCCAGCGCCGGCATGGCTGAGGACTTCCCCAAGGAGGGTGAGGGCGAGGTGGCCACTGGGCCACCTGCTGCCGAGGGGGACAGCCGCCGGGAGCAGCGTCGGGCCAGCGACCTGGGCGGCAGCGTGGACACGGGCAGTGCCGGCAGCGTGCGCAGCATCGCGGCCATGCTGGAGATGTCCTCCATCGGCGGTGGGGCCCGGGCACTGGCGCTGCAGAAGCCACATGGGGCCGGTGGGCCAGGACCAGCCAAGGCGCCTGAGGGCTACTACCTGCAGCCAGGAGCACCCCCAGGCAGCCCTGAGCGTGCCCGTGTGGCCACTGTCTTGGCCACCGTCAAGCACAAGGAGGCGATCGGGCTGGATGGGGAGGTGGTGAACCGGCGCCGGACCATCAGCGGACCTGTCACCGGGCTGGTGGCGGCCGCCCGCCGCGAGCGCGCCGACAGCGTGCGGTCGGAGGTGGGCACTGACGGCCCCAGTGAGCGGCTGCGGGTCGAGCGTGGCGGCTCCCCGGACGGCATCCCCTTTGCCGAGGAGGGCAACCTCACCATCAAGCAGCGGCCGCGGCCCTTGGGGCCAGCCCGGGGAGAGGCGGGTgaggggctgtccccagcccaccGCCATGGGGACCTGGCCAAGGTGGAGGCCAGCGCCACGCTCAAGCGGCGGATCCGGGCCAGGCAGAGCCAGCAGGACGGCGTCCGCTTTGTCCTCACCGAGTCCGACACTGTCAAGCGCCGGCCCAAAGCCAAGGACAAGGAGCCGACGCTGGAACCGGCCCCGCTCGCCGTCTACCAGAACGGCACTGGCACCGTCAAGCGGCGGCCGGCCTCCGAGCTGAGCGGGGCTGAGCCACCCCCTAccccgccgcccgctgcccgccccgATGGCCCCGAGTACGCCCTGCCGCCTGCCGAGCCCAAGAAGCCCTTCAAGCCGCCGGTGTCCCCCAAGCCCGTACTGACACAGCCGCCCCAGAAGGTGTCTGGACCGCCGGCACCCATCCCCAAAAAGGTGCCCATCCCGAGCCCCGGCAGCCCAG AGGTGAAGCGGGTCCACGGCACGCCGCCTCCCGTGTCCCCCAAACCCGTGCCGCCCCCCACGGCGCCCAAGCCCCCCAAGCCCCATGCCGCCATCCAGTCGGTGAGCGCCAGCTCCACGCCGgccccgtcccctgcccgccAGCTGGGTGCCACCGCCGCCAAGCCCTCCAGCACACCGCCGtcgctctgctccagccctgccaagcCCCTCTCGCCTGGCGCACAGCCCCAGCAGGTGCCGGTGAAGCCGCCGCGCTCCGCTATCGCCGGCCCCTCCGTCGACACCGCCGGCCCTGAGCTGGcgcagcagaagctggaggagacGAGCGCATCCCTGGCCGCCGCGCTGCAGGCCGTGGAGGAGAAGATCAAGCAGGAGGACAGCCAGGCGGCAGA CTCGGCCGTGGAGTCGAAGAGCACCGTGAGCATCCTGGACGACATCGGCAGCATGTTCGACGACCTGGCGGACCAGCTGGACGCCATGCTGGAGTGA